A stretch of DNA from Glycine max cultivar Williams 82 chromosome 18, Glycine_max_v4.0, whole genome shotgun sequence:
GGCAAACAGGGTGAATCTTGGTGAGGGTGGTTTCAGGATCACCAAGGCCACGAGCCGTAAGGTCGAGGAAATAGTACCCTTGGCGTTTGAGACGCGACAAGTAGCGGCCCTCATAGCCTCCTTCATGAGGAGGGTATATTGCAAGTGCTTTGTGCTCTTCAACATCTGAAAGCCAACGTccaagatcaaactttatcaagTCTCCACCTATGAAGTCCCCTAACCCTCTACACTGCACAATTCCTACCCTTTTGGATGTGTTGTTAGTGTTACCATGTCTTCCTCTCCAACCCTTCATCACTCTCACACTGTTGTGCTTATTGCTCAAGAAACTGTTCCTCATTGCTTGCTGCTTCTTTGTGTGATGAACGTTGTTGAAGCAGGTTGGAGCCCCATAACCCAAGCTAGCAGTGgatgacatttttttcttttttcctaaaGTATTATTTTGGTCACAAAATGTGAGAGCTTATTGAAGAATTTATGAGGtccatggtttttttttttcaatagttGGGAGATAGAAAATGTTGGTTAATTAGTAGTAGAAGTTCGCGACAAATTAGGGGGGAGTGAATATTGTGAGTTGTATGGTTGAGAATTGAGATAAAGTGATCACTGAGAGGGGGCTTGTCTTCACTTATAACCTTAAATTGAAGATGATACCATGTGGCTTCAATTGACtattatttttcctctctttttctaaagaagaaaaaaaaattaacgcaCACTCTTAATTAGTGGTAGTAGCATTGCGATAATTTCTCATAAAAAGTTGAGactatttcattttgttattctcttttaaaaaaaaggaaagtagatattgaaaaataagttcttaattattttgtattatcTTTATTCCAGTATAATTGATTTAATGTCTAGTACTagtattatttcaaaattttcatcaaAACTTAAAACACCTTTAGTTTTGTTAAtagtggtaaaaaaaattaagcatttcACTTGAGATGCTTAGTTTTAATCTCACTGTACGTGCATGTATACTATCTATACATGTGGCCAGTTTATAAACATCTGTTTATTAGTCGTTGCTAAATCTCCAAACTTTAGAATAGGACaatatccattttattttttataattaattatttgaatcatATAATATGTGTATGTGTAAATTATGGCTATTTACTTCCACTTAAAAgtagtaattatttatttgaatcatTTAATACATGTATGTGTAAATTATGTGTAAACAAgggaagctttttttttttgtcatacaCAAGGCAAGTTATaaccattaaattaaaattttaacatatgaACGATTGAGATTAAAAGGATAAATGAAACTTTTTTCTCTCCTCCCACCCCTAACCCCTCCCATTAAACTCTCTATCAAGCTAGAGCGAGCATATGTGGCGGTAGGGACCAAAAATGTTTGAAGCGTTTGACTCTTAAAAATTGTTTATGATAATAAGAGTTATTAAAGTTAGAAATATATTAACAATTGTGTTAAGTGTGCAAAAAAGGGTTTATCTAGAAACTTAAGGTATAACACTCTATCTTAAGATTTatccaacattttttaaaaaaggcgTCCAACATGCCATTTGTAAAAAGTGCCTAATCTAAAAGCATCTACTGCTCTTTTCTCGagctaaaaaaacattaactttagTGACAAATCTatgtaaatgtaatttttataaattcatcTCTAAATTTTGtcactaataatttattttcttgtataTTCGTTTATGTTAAGGTTTCATGTATATTGAACGTCTTATATCCTTGTAAGAATCGAAACTTCTCTATGATATCCTCTTTGATATGCTTTAACATTTAAAATCCCAAGCATTtaatgaaaagtaaaatattttgagtTATATACAACCCTATACAAAAGTTAGCCAACTTGCAAGGGAATATTACAGAAAGCTAGAACAGAAGAAGGAATTAGCAACAAAGCAATATTTGCATGTCAGACTAGTACATGCCTTTCTAGAAAATACCGCGAGAGGACAAGACAGACTCTCCTCACTCATAACTAGACACGTCAACATGATTAACATGAAGGAGTTTCTCATGTATTTAATTTTGTCTAAGAACgggaaaaaaaattttaaagagCTCTCAACGGATATTTGTTGAAGCCCTATATAAAGAAGACTTGAAGCTTCAAGAAAACAGAGACGCTCTGAAGAAACGATCTTTACACAAGCTCTTACTAGACAATACCTCATACAAActtaaatattcatatttttgctTTGCAAAGTTTGTATATGTGCTTAGCTTTAATATCCTCACACTGAGTTTATTCTCTATATAAATAAACTTGTTGTTTAAGAAATCCTAGAGAGGCTTTATGACaaaaaatacttgtaattttttttaatcttgggTATAAATCACAGATGTAAGACCTAAAAAGGTTGTAAATCGACCCGGTTGAAACAATGAGTCAATGAATCAATGGTTGAACAGGTGAATCACTAATTAGTCCGGTTTGattcaatattatatatatatatatataatttctccaaatataaaaacattagcaaaataacaattgaactatccaaaataacattatactataaaaattatttttctcttttatattgtATCATTGTTTGctagttcttaaaaaaaaaatctcgctaatgtataatatata
This window harbors:
- the LOC100811620 gene encoding NAD(P)H-quinone oxidoreductase subunit N, chloroplastic, which produces MSSTASLGYGAPTCFNNVHHTKKQQAMRNSFLSNKHNSVRVMKGWRGRHGNTNNTSKRVGIVQCRGLGDFIGGDLIKFDLGRWLSDVEEHKALAIYPPHEGGYEGRYLSRLKRQGYYFLDLTARGLGDPETTLTKIHPVCPPHVGKQPIARWYFPPEVDYRLEALPPNAKGLVVWIIEAKVLSKAELQFLALLPTLRPNVRVIAECGNWRKFMWKPLKEIAGLTTSEEA